A window from Archangium lipolyticum encodes these proteins:
- a CDS encoding macrolide family glycosyltransferase, with amino-acid sequence MAKGAFFNVPLHGHVNATLPVVRELVDRGEDITYYLTESFRPQVERAGARFHRYESTLEGGPNAGSALILPARMPGESRQVLAQLLEAVRAERPDYIVYDPMCLWAWMLGQILRIPAITFRPTMAVDVRSGQFAAFLKSRSAAFAGPMQQAGKELAELMREHGLPPMDLLGMLGQAEPLNLVCVPRSFQMGGDTFDERFLFVGPSIRPRGDAGDFPFEHLAGGPALYISLGTIFNNWPEFYRMCFEAFGGTRWRVVLATGHAVNAAELGPIPGNFLVRPSVPQLEVLERTDVFLTHGGANSLMESFAHGVPVVVIPQMAEQPLNARRVAELGLGLALEKETVTVEQLRQSVDRVSNEPGFREKALAMQRDVQVSGGYLRAADAILEFRARKAA; translated from the coding sequence ATGGCCAAGGGAGCCTTCTTCAACGTCCCCCTCCACGGGCACGTCAACGCCACGCTGCCGGTGGTGCGGGAGCTGGTCGATCGAGGGGAGGACATCACGTACTACCTCACCGAGTCGTTCCGGCCCCAGGTCGAGCGGGCGGGCGCGCGGTTCCACCGCTACGAGAGCACGTTGGAGGGTGGGCCCAATGCGGGTTCGGCGCTGATCCTCCCGGCCCGCATGCCCGGAGAGAGCCGCCAGGTGCTCGCCCAGCTGTTGGAGGCCGTGCGCGCGGAGCGCCCCGACTACATCGTCTATGACCCGATGTGCTTGTGGGCGTGGATGTTGGGCCAGATTCTCCGGATCCCCGCCATCACGTTCCGTCCCACCATGGCCGTCGACGTCCGCTCGGGCCAGTTCGCGGCCTTCCTCAAGAGCAGGAGCGCGGCGTTCGCGGGGCCGATGCAGCAGGCGGGCAAGGAGCTGGCGGAGCTGATGCGGGAGCATGGGCTGCCGCCGATGGACCTGCTCGGCATGTTGGGCCAGGCGGAGCCGCTGAACCTGGTCTGCGTGCCGCGCTCGTTCCAGATGGGGGGCGACACCTTCGATGAGCGCTTCCTCTTCGTGGGACCGTCCATCCGGCCGCGCGGAGACGCGGGGGACTTCCCCTTCGAGCACCTCGCGGGAGGCCCGGCGCTCTACATCTCGCTGGGGACGATCTTCAACAACTGGCCGGAGTTCTACCGGATGTGCTTCGAGGCGTTCGGCGGGACGCGCTGGCGCGTGGTGCTCGCCACGGGGCACGCGGTGAACGCCGCGGAGCTGGGGCCCATCCCCGGTAACTTCCTCGTCCGCCCCTCGGTGCCGCAGTTGGAGGTGCTGGAGCGCACGGACGTCTTCCTCACGCACGGTGGCGCGAACAGCCTGATGGAGTCGTTCGCCCATGGTGTGCCGGTGGTCGTGATTCCGCAGATGGCCGAGCAGCCGCTGAACGCCCGCCGGGTCGCCGAGCTGGGGCTGGGGCTCGCCCTGGAGAAGGAGACCGTCACCGTGGAGCAGCTGCGGCAGTCGGTGGACCGCGTCTCGAACGAGCCCGGGTTCCGGGAGAAGGCGCTGGCCATGCAGC